The window GCCGCGCTCCGCCAGGGGgcgcccggccgccccgccccgccccgccccgaggccccgcccccgaagGAGGCGGAGCCTCGCCCGGCAAGATGGCGCCGCCCGTGCTGTGCCGCTCGGCCTCCCGGCTCCTGGCTCCGGCCCGGCTCCCGAGCGCCCGTGAGTGCTCCTGGCGGCGCAGGCTGCCCCGGCCTGCCCGTCTGCCGCCCCCGGGGCGGGCCCAGCCGGCGGGGACGCGGGGTCGGGGCCGCGGATCGCAGCGCCGACTCTAGGCTCGCCGTCGCCCGCCGCCGCCCTCTCTCGGTCCCTGCGAACGGCCTTCGGGGCCCCCGAGAGCCGGCGGAGGCCAGTGCCCGGGCGTGGAGGGCGGCGCGGAGGACGGGGGCGGCGGGCCCGCAGCTGCGAGCCCCGCTTccgcccggggtgggggcggggcggcagGCGAGGCCCACttccgccggggggggggggggggcggggcgggagggttAGAGACGCTGAGGCACCTGCGCGTCCGCTGTCCGCCTGCAGCTCGCGCGCGGTGGAAGTTCTACGTTCGGGAGCCGCCGCGGGACCGCCCCGACTGGCCGAAGGTCGGGCTGACCTTGGGCACCGCCGTCGCCCTGTGGATCCACGTGAGTTGGCGCCTCCGTGGTGCGCGGGCCccgctcgggggcggggggggcgcgggggggcgcggggccgggcccaCCCAGCCGCGGGTTCGCGGAAGGGCTCAGCGCGTGCGACCTCACGGCGGAACCCGGGGaccagcagagggaaggaagattGCAGCAGCCTCGGAGTTAGGCCGGTCGTTAGCTGGCAGTTTGAGGAGGGCTTGTCCTGTACCGGCGAATGAGGATGGAGGCTGCCCttgggttcattcattcattcattcattcatcccgggagacacagacaggcaggcagggacacaggcagaggcagaagcgggctccctgcagggagcccgacgtgggactctaacccgggaccccggggtcacgccctgggccgaaggcagacgcccaaccgctgagccacccgggcctccCTGCCGTTGGGTTTTACGAAGACGTTTTTTTTCCAGATGCTATACGGACACATCATCAATGGACAAGCAATACAAATTAAGCCCCACTAGACTCCCAAAACACAAGCTTTTAATCAACGTTTGGGTAAATGCACTGTTGGAAATCGTACTCTGTGTGtagcagctttttattttctctttacagTATtacaaatgctttatttatttacttttttaaagattttatttatttattcaggagagacagagagagagagagagagagacacgcacacaggcagagggagaagcaggccccatgcagggagcctgatgtgggactcaacccgggaccccggggtcagccctgggccgagggcggcgctaaaccgctgagccgcctgggcCGCCCtccaagtgctttacatataaaaattcacTTAATCTTTTTCAACAACACTGTGTAATAGGTACTGTTATCACTGActttttataggtaagaaaacacttggaggggaatccctgggtgactcagcggttaccgcctgcctttgacccagtgcgtgaccccggggtcccaggatcaagtcccgcatcgggctccctacacggagcctgcttctccctctgcctgtgtctctcacgaataaataaatattttatttaaaaaacaaaaaaagaaaacacttggaGAAATTAGTTGGCTAAACCCGATTCTCCCTGACTTCAGAATTACAGTGTAGACCACCGTGAAATACTGCCTCTCTGTAGACACCTTTTTTTTGAAGTTGACTCAAAGGCTGTGTGCTATGTTagtatttaagattttgtttttatctcatgGGTTTGGGGCTTTCTCCACTGCCTCCCATCTCCAATGCTTAGATCTCTCATTttgaattttctcattaaaatggcTTGTTGATAACGGGAAGGAGTAAGAGATGGTGAACGTGGTTTACAACATAACAATAGTAACTAatcctttcaaaaataatatttgtgggatgcccaggtggctcagtggttgagtgtctgctgtgggttcagggcgtgaccccagggtcttgggatcaaggtCCGCATGGgactctgtggggagcctgcttctccctctgcctgtgtctctgcctctctgtctttcatgagtaaataataaaatctttaaaaaatttttttagtcttaaaaaaatatttgttataatgaagttttaatttaaagCTTTCCCCAAAAAGCTTGATTGCTGCCGAGAACTCTGAGTGTAATTGGATCTTTGCAGCAAATGTCACCCTTGTGTATCGACCATTGTTTTGGTTGCAGATTCTGTCAGACGGTGGTTCTAAGAAAGTTTCTATGTCCCTCGACATTGAATTAACACACAGACAATTGGGGATGGGGATGGTGACTCACAGTGTCCGGCATCTAAGGTTAGAGGTGTAACACAGCAACCAGGATGGGCCTCATTTAATGACTCCGTTCTGGTCCTGGTCGGTTGTGTTGGTTTAACTCCTCTGTAGTAACTTACTCTATTACGTTAATTACctgctgaatgaaataatttacttGACAGAAGTTGAATTTAAACTCAtaaaggggacgcctggggggactcagagcatgatcccggggtcctgggaccgagtcccacatcgggcttcctgcatggagcctgcttctccctctgcctgtgtctctgtctctctatgtgtctctcatgaataaataaataaataaaatcttttaaaaataataaataaataaaaataaactcctaaaGGCTATCTTCTCCTCAAATTTAGTATGTTAGACTAAAATGAACTAGTATATACCATTCATAGTTTTTGGACTTGCATCtcttagccttttatttttaactagaataatttatatatatatttctaattctaATTGTTATCTACTTCTAGCTAATCAAAAAACATAATGAAGATGTTTTAgagtataaaagaagaaatgggttGGAATAAACCATTGAAATACTAATATAGTAAGTATGCAATTTTATAGGATTAATAAATTATGCAAGTTAATTTGacctctttttaaataatgtattttggttgattttttttattgggtttatatatatttttgttacttctttttttattttattatttatttattttttattatttttaaattttttattattttttatatattttttatttttattttttttattgttacttcttttaagtaatttctaaacTCTACgtgagacttgaactcacaaccctgacatcaagagttgcatgcaactccaactgagccagccaggtgcccctactgagTTTATACTTTTAGCACTGATATTCCTGTCTGTGacaaatttatgaattttaatacCTTAGCTGAAGCATCTCTcagcataaatatttttagcatCATTTTCAATCATGCTTTGTCTATGTTCAAAGAAAGTTGTGCTTAAGAATGAAATCAAAATCGTATCATTTTGTGAACCTAATGTATACAATGACTTCATAACATTGAAGACAAGTTACCATTATTCATGTATTTCTTAATATCTCTTTGTTATATGTGACACCTGAGTAAATTTCATGAGACTAGAAACCCTATTTTATTAATCATAATGTACTCAGCAAATTGCCCAGTGCTTGGGCCTGCTGGtaatttagtatttttagaaCAGGTGAATGTATGAGGGCAATAGATTGGGAAATCGTTTACCATATGACCATTTCTTTATGATTGTTACAACTAACACCCAATTGGACAGTTCCTAGTAAAATCTAGCTGTGAACAAGGTACTCTTCTCTGCATGCTCTGTgatttaaaagaaggaatgagggacacctggatggctcagcggttgagcgtctgcctttagctcagggcatcatcctggagtcctgggatccagtccctcttcaggctccctgcatggagcctgcttctccctctgcccctctctctgtgtccctcatggataaataaataaaaccttaaaaaaaaaagaaaaaagaaggaatgagtTTACTTTATATGTCTACATATATGTAAATGCATAGTTTATTTCTGAAaatccttttaaagaaattttacattaatctttttgcaaaatgaaaaatcacataCATCTCAGCTTTAATAAGGATTAGATTGATTCAAGTAGgtaacttggggcacctgggttgctcagtcagttaagcatctgcctttggctcaggtcatgatcccaggttctagGATCGGATCATGCCAGCATCgcgctctgtgctcagcaaggaatctgcttctccttctccctctgcctgctgctccccctgcttgtgctctttctctctctctgtcaaataaataaataaaaatctttttaaaaaataaagtaggtaaGTTATAATCTGCTTGATAATAGTAATCACTagcatacacttttttttttttaaatatgtaaaaactctCAAGCTCGGCTCTCTAGGGTTTGATTATCCAaattttttcacttctcttttcctATTAATATCACCGTGTTATCCCTACAACAGTCAGCCAATCAATCGATAAAAATGAAGTAGATATTTAAATCAGGATGATTTTGCTACTCTTATAGGTCACATAAAAATTTTTTGCTAAAACAACACAATTAAGGGTTGATACTTTTTGTGGATTTTACTTTCTAGACTTTACCAGATACTCTAAGGTAAATTATTCAGAATGGTTTCAGTTTAATATTATTTCTGCTGGTTAAtgatacagttttaatttttttctcttcattatagGTATGCTCCACGTTGTGATTATACTAGTTCCTTTGGATTCAGCAACCTGTTAAGTTGTAAACATGAGAGAAAAAGTtatatgtgaatatgtgaatGTATGCCAACTCAGCATTTGTGTTTTGCacctttaaatgaaaaaataaaaatactgatgtATTCAGATTATGCGTATTTTAACTATGTAGAAAATGTCAGTTCTAAAGTACATAACTTGAAGTATTCTGATGGAGAAAGTACCATCTGATAATGGGGTCGGTGGTAATAAGGGTACGTTGGTAAGAAAACTTGTTAAGGAGATAAATTAAAAAtcgctgctaaaaaaaaaatcgctGCTGAAGGATTTACTCCGTATACCAACTTTTCATTTCTAATCCAAATATTGTTGAGTGTGTTAAGGTGATAAAactacattatttttcaaaatacttaagAACCCAAATACTGTTTTCTTTGAGAGAAGCCATTCCGTTAAGTCAGAAAGGTGAATCGCTTACTCTTATTACTAGAGTGATCTTACTTCCTTGAATTTCAATGATTGTCATTTGGATGGCTTTTGTACTCACCAGTTATGGCAccgatttgttttttctttttgtaatatgATTTAGCAAATGTCTATGAAAgggggggagaggaaagagggtTAATAggtacaaaataaaatacacttcatTTATCCCTCATCAAAATCCTTTcttgtggggacgcctgggtggctcagcggttgagcgtctgccttcagctcagggcatgatcgagtcccgcatcgggctccctgcatggagcctgcttctccctctgcctgtgtctctgcttctctctcggtctctcataactacataaatataatcttaaaaaaaaaaaaacttcctttcttgggggaagggagggaactTTCTGTGTGTcagttaagatttatttatatgctgCTTCATTCATTTGTGACTTAAATGCTTAGGGTACCGTACATTTGAAAGTTCATTATTAAGGTCTCCATTCTGATGTTAAGTGGAAAGACTTACCGTATTATAATTGGTTTTGTATGTGTTTTGGGCTGTGGCCAACACTTACTCTGGGAGATTCATGGCCTAATATCCTTGGAAGTCACTTCTGAACATAAATTgagtttaatattatttttagattaattATATGATGCAAGTTCAGTGAAAGACCAGATATAATAGTTATTATAAACTTTTGTTAACTTGGAGCCCTAGCTGATGGACCTAGACAGGACCTTGGGGGTTATATAGACCAATGTCATATTTATACAAATGCAAAAAACAGAGACGAAGAGTGATTTGAACAGCACTGTGGTACATGTGATAGATTCCGAAGATGCCCATTGCCTACTCTTTGGAATCTGTATATGTTAGattaagtggaaaaaatgaattaagattaCAGATGGAATTAAGTTTGCTAATCACTAAATTTGACACTTGAagggggagattatcctggattattcatTTGGACCCAATGAAATTACAAGGGTCCTTGTAAGTGGAAGGGGAGACACAAGAGGGTGTCAGTGATGTGCTGTGAAAAAGACACAGCTGGCCGTTTCTAGCTTTGAAGGTGGAAGGGGGCCAAGAGCCGAGGAATGGCAAAGTCaaattctcccctggagcctctagAAAGGAACACGgtcctactgacaccttgattttagtccagtAAGAACTGTGTTGGCTTTCTCAcctaaaacaagcaaacaaaaaaaacctgtaagataataaatttgtgttgttttaaaacaCTGTTGTGGTAGCAGTAGGGGACTAGCAGCACCACATGGTAATCGAAAACAAGCAGTCCAGGTATCAACTCCAAATCAAACCGTGTTCCACTAAAAGAAACCCTGAGAAATTCACCTCCCAAAAGGGAATTGAAAACTCCAAGACACTTGAAATTCCAGAAACTGATACCCTtagttggaaataaaatataaataatatccaCTCTATGTCAGGCTTTGCAAACCTAGCTGCCTCCCCGGTGTGGACCTCGATCTTGACTCTGCCTGTGTGACTCCAGGGGGAGCCATTCCTCGTGACCAGGCTGTCCAAAGGAACTTTCCTGTTACTGACGGACGCGTCCTGTCTGCTCTCCAGTATAGTAGCCACTAGTCCCGTGTGGCTGTTGAGCATTTGGAATATGATTAATGGGActgaattttgaatatttcattttcattaacttAAATGGCCACATGAGGCTGGCGGCCGCTTTCCTGGATAGCACGGATGTAGATCACTAACCTAGAGCCCTGTACACAGCGGCACTAGGAGAAATGCCTCCTAAGTTAAATACTGAAACCTCACTCCGACTGGGTTAAGCCAAAAAAGAGTTCTGAGAATACAGACCCCAAGAACAGGAATGCACCTCGGCCCAGTCGTAATGGGTCTGGAACTCCAATGTTATCAAGACTTGCTCTTGGTCCTGCTGTCTGTTTTCTTTACACAATTTTCTAACCCGGTCCACATTGTAAGAGGCCACAGTCCATAGGTCCTAGCTTTACATCTTAGTTGAAGAACGTAGCTGGATGGAACAAGAATCATTCTGATTCTGAATTCCCAAGAGGAACTGTGGTCACATTATGGTTTCTTTAGTGATAATATAAGAGAGTTTCCATTAAAGAGAAGATGCAGACAAAATCCTTTAATGACagtcaagtttttttgtttgtttgtttgtttgtttatcagaTCAAaatcgggcacctgggtggctcagttggtcaagcagctgccttcagctcaggtcaggatcctggggtcctagaatcctGTGATGGaaccccaggttgggctccctgctcagccaggagttggcttctccctttccctgtgcccctgccaccctccctccctcctctccctacctctccttcccaccccctcatcctctttctcccaaataaagtcttttttagaCAATCAGGTAGAGCTTTTTTCATATTTAGTAGCTGTGAGGTGgtcatttatttagtcattcattcatttttaagtaagctctgcacccaatgtggggcttgaactcacacctctgagatcaagagttgcatgcttttctgacggagccagccaggtgtccctaaattatttccttaagttgccatggaaaaaaataagctatatAAACTCAGTTGCAAGTATAAGAAGTaataggttgaattgtgtcccccccccAAAAGATAAGAAGTAATAGGttgaattcccccccccccaaaaaaaagataacatcatagtcctaaccctcagtatctcagaatgtgaccttacttggtaATAGGGTAACCACAGATGTGATTAGTTAGGATGGGCTCATACAGGCATGGAGTGGATCCTTAATCCAGTACGACTGGCATATTTAGgagaagagacagacagacacacgaACCCACCGAGAAGACGGCCGTGtaatgatagagacagagattggagtgatgcagctacaagccaaggatTATTACAAACTctgaagctggaaaaagcaaggaaggattctccgcTACAGCTTTCAGAGCAGGCGtggccctgctgacatcttgatttcgaGCTTTGAGGGCCCCAAACTGTGAGAATCTCTTCCTGCTGTCCTGAGCCATCTAAATTTGTAGTAACGTGCTATGATACCTTGGGAAAATTATACAGAAGTACTAGGGCATCTCATGTTTATTTTGCCAAAGAAGAGTAGGTGGAGAGTGTACTGAGTCACCTCCAAGAATAATTTAGGCATTTACCACCTTTGATGACCTTTCTCCGtcattttatctaaatattttggCCCATCAAAAGGGCATTTATCAGGGCTTTCTTCATTGCCAATTTGTCTTCCTAGGTACTCCTGTAGGTGTATCTATGTTGATCTATATAAAGCACACTTTATATTGATCTGTTGAAAGTACAGGTGATagcctaagaattttttttaaagatttatttatttatttatgatagacacagagagagagagagagagaggcagagacacaggaggagggagaagcaggctccataccaggagcccgacgtgggactcgatcctgggactccaggatcgcgccctgggccaaaggcaggtgctaaaccactcagccacccagggatccccgatagcCTAAGAATTTaatgttaagaaaaacaaagctgtggggggcctgggtggctcagccagttaaacgaccaactcttaatttcagctcaggtcatgatctcaagtcctgggattgagcccctcatctgcttctccctctccctctgctccctggcccCCACTCCcacacttgtgttctctctctctctctctttctctctcaaataagtaaatcaatagattctttaaaaaaaggaagaaaaacaaagctttttCTAACTTTTGATGGAGTCCGGGAAATCACTCCGTCTTTGAAAATTCCTTTTAGTTTATAGCATTTAAGCCTTGAGTAAGTATGATTAATATTGCCAATACAGGCCCCTTACAATAGGTATTCAAGGCTAATATCTTCTTTGTCAACAATCACAATTAGGTAGAGTCCATCTTAGGTAAGCCAAATTATTTCTGACCCTTGATTCTTGTTTTCCCAACCAGTCCACGAAAAATGTCAAGGATGTGCCCAAGGGCAGTATTATCAACAACGTGGCCAACAGCTGAGAAATCATTGCCTGAGTTTCTCAGTCCTCTATCCAAAGACCTATGTTAAAATTCTCTTGTGTTTGGGAGAAACAGCTTACCACAGAGTGAATTTGACAACCCATGGGCATGTCCTCTCTTAGGAAATATTTCATCAAGATATGAAGATTTTGCCATCAAAATGGAAAGCCACATATTCTGCAGGAGCAGTAAAGTAGGTAGAAAAGTCCCCTTCAATCCAGGAGGCACTgaggttggggtgcctggctggctcagtcactggagcacaaggctcttgatttcagggttgtgaggtcgagccccacgttgggcacagagcttacttgaaaaacaaaacaaaacaaacaagaggCATTAAGCTTTTAACTAAGATGGATAGGACCTGGAGAGTGGCACTATTTTATCTCACAATTCTGGCCTCTCTCAGCTGGCAAGGCCTCACCCAGCATAGAGGACGTGATAGACACCCCACTAGATCTTACCATATGATAAGAGAGTGGAATACAATGGGTCCTGTCGTGTGTGCATTGAAAAGCagcagagggacgcctgggtggctcagaggttgaatgtccgccttcagcccagggcgtgatcctggagacccgggattgagtcccacatcgggctccctgcatggggcctgcttctccctctgcctgtgtctctgcctctctctctctctctctctgtctctcatgaataaataaaatcttaaaaaaaaaaaaaaagaaggaaggaaggaaggaaggaaggaaggaaggaaggaaggaaggaaggaaggaaggaaagaaaagcagaatatgGTAAAAGGAGCTTTGGGCTCCAGCTTGGGCTGGTAGCCGGAATCTAGCAACGCCTCCTCCAACTAGGTGAGCTCGTTTCCTACTTAATGTGCCTTAGGGCTCACATGAACCCTATGAATAAAGgaattatccacattttactCAGACCAGTAAAACAGACTGGGTATCTGGCTCCAAAACTCACACTTCCAACCACACTACTATACTACCTCAGTGTTTCTCATGAGTGATAATAAAGGAATAAGCAACATTACCCAATATCCCTTGGGATTGTCAAGAGGATGGAGTACAGAAATAAATGAGGCAATACTTTGGGAAAAGCTTTTAAAGTCCTATACATGTGTGTTATTCTTGCATCATTTAAACCAATCGGTTTGCGTTGTTAAAACTAGTTTGGTTTTAGGGGTCCCTGGggagctcagttagttaagcatgtgccttcagctcaggtcatgatctcaggggcctgggatccagcccctcattgggctctctgctcagtggcaGTGGCAATTCTGCTTTTCCCCCATCCTCTGCCTCTGTGATCTTTCTCACTCTCActcacctcaaataaataaataaaatatttttttttaaaacctagttTGGTTTTAACCAAAGGCCTTagattacatttattattaatatccGATCGGAGATTTCTTTGTGATCATTGGCCCCACTGACGGTGGGCTTGGTAGCTACCTCTGAGAAAAGGTGGTTCTCCGCCTCATATACCTGCGACTGTAACATCTCTGTGATAGCAGAAATCTTGTCTTGTTCCTTGGAGAGTGCCTTGGAACGGTGCCTACCGTAATAATACTCGGTAAGGATTTGTGAGATAAATTACGACGAATCTCCAGCGTCTTGCACGGTCTGTAGCATCTTGTGAGCATTTTGACACCCACTTAGAGTCTGACAGATGGGGTGACTACCATGCAACCTGGAGGTGATCCAGAAGACCTCAGACTATCCCAGAAAGAGAATACAACTGCACTCTGAAGAGGAGCCTAGAACAGTGTCCCCAGAGCCaccatcatttacaaatatttactcagaaaaaaaaaa is drawn from Vulpes vulpes isolate BD-2025 chromosome 4, VulVul3, whole genome shotgun sequence and contains these coding sequences:
- the NDUFC1 gene encoding NADH dehydrogenase [ubiquinone] 1 subunit C1, mitochondrial, whose protein sequence is MAPPVLCRSASRLLAPARLPSAPRARWKFYVREPPRDRPDWPKVGLTLGTAVALWIHLIKKHNEDVLEYKRRNGLE